The following proteins come from a genomic window of Takifugu rubripes chromosome 11, fTakRub1.2, whole genome shotgun sequence:
- the gdpd1 gene encoding lysophospholipase D GDPD1 isoform X2 — MLTLNTTILRNKTEMSVAVYILSTVTGYMLTSALLLKCPGLLHRRRKETFISRHISHRGGAGENLENTMAAFKHAVDLGTDMLELDCHLTKDEQVVVSHDANLERCTGTDTRVSELAYSELPSYLCKLGVTFQRECFCEGGEDTRIPLLREVFEAFPYTPVNIDIKVNNDTLIKKVSELVVKYDREHLTVWGNSNNQIVKKCYKENPSIPVLFSLPRVLQLLGLFYTGLLPFVPLKEQFLEIPMPSIISKLRGPNRLNRRQRLLIWLADILLMRKSLFKHLTDRGIQVYIWVLNDEEDFQRAFDLGATGVMTDFPTRLKDFMDRNGISKPQ, encoded by the exons ATGCTGACACTAAACACAACAATATTGCGAAACAAG ACAGAGATGAGTGTTGCAGTGTATATCCTGTCGACAGTAACGGGTTACATGCTGACCTCTGCCCTCCTGTTGAAATGCCCCGGTCTGCTGCAccggaggaggaaagagaccTTCATCAGCAGACACATCTCCCATCGGGGAG GCGCAGGTGAGAACCTGGAAAATACCATGGCAGCTTTCAAGCA CGCCGTGGATCTCGGCACCGACATGCTGGAGCTGGACTGCCACCTGACCAAAGACGAACAGGTCGTGGTTTCACACGACGCCAACTTGGAGAGGTGCACCGGCACGGACACGCGGGTCTCTGAGCTGGCCTACTCC GAACTCCCTTCATATCTGTGCAAGCTGGGTGTAACCTTTCAGAGAG AGTGTTTCTGCGAGGGGGGAGAGGACACCCGCATCCCCCTCCTCAGAGAGGTTTTTGAGGCATTTCCTTACACTCCTGTCAACATAGACATCAAAGTCAACAACGACACGCTCATTAAAAAA GTTTCTGAGCTGGTTGTTAAGTATGACAGAGAGCATCTGACTGTCTGGGGCAATTCAAACAACCAGATTGTAAAGAAGTGTTACAAagag aACCCGAGTATTCCAGTGCTGTTCAGCCTTCCCAGGGTCTTACAGTTGTTGGGGCTCTTCTACACTGGCCTCTTGCCCTTTGTCCCCCTGAAAGAGCAGTTCCTGGAGATCCCCATGCCCTCCATTATCTCCAA GCTTCGGGGTCCTAACAGGTTAAATAGAAGACAGCGACTCCTCATCTGGCTGGCTGACAT ttTGCTGATGAGGAAATCTCTGTTTAAGCACCTGACAGACCGAGGCATCCAG GTCTACATTTGGGTGCTTAATGATGAGGAGGACTTTCAGAGGGCATTTGACCTAGGTGCAACAGGGGTGATGACCGATTTTCCCACAAGGCTCAAAGACTTCATGGACAGAAATGGAATTTCTAAACCACAGTGA
- the gdpd1 gene encoding lysophospholipase D GDPD1 isoform X1 gives MLTLNTTILRNKQTEMSVAVYILSTVTGYMLTSALLLKCPGLLHRRRKETFISRHISHRGGAGENLENTMAAFKHAVDLGTDMLELDCHLTKDEQVVVSHDANLERCTGTDTRVSELAYSELPSYLCKLGVTFQRECFCEGGEDTRIPLLREVFEAFPYTPVNIDIKVNNDTLIKKVSELVVKYDREHLTVWGNSNNQIVKKCYKENPSIPVLFSLPRVLQLLGLFYTGLLPFVPLKEQFLEIPMPSIISKLRGPNRLNRRQRLLIWLADILLMRKSLFKHLTDRGIQVYIWVLNDEEDFQRAFDLGATGVMTDFPTRLKDFMDRNGISKPQ, from the exons ATGCTGACACTAAACACAACAATATTGCGAAACAAG CAGACAGAGATGAGTGTTGCAGTGTATATCCTGTCGACAGTAACGGGTTACATGCTGACCTCTGCCCTCCTGTTGAAATGCCCCGGTCTGCTGCAccggaggaggaaagagaccTTCATCAGCAGACACATCTCCCATCGGGGAG GCGCAGGTGAGAACCTGGAAAATACCATGGCAGCTTTCAAGCA CGCCGTGGATCTCGGCACCGACATGCTGGAGCTGGACTGCCACCTGACCAAAGACGAACAGGTCGTGGTTTCACACGACGCCAACTTGGAGAGGTGCACCGGCACGGACACGCGGGTCTCTGAGCTGGCCTACTCC GAACTCCCTTCATATCTGTGCAAGCTGGGTGTAACCTTTCAGAGAG AGTGTTTCTGCGAGGGGGGAGAGGACACCCGCATCCCCCTCCTCAGAGAGGTTTTTGAGGCATTTCCTTACACTCCTGTCAACATAGACATCAAAGTCAACAACGACACGCTCATTAAAAAA GTTTCTGAGCTGGTTGTTAAGTATGACAGAGAGCATCTGACTGTCTGGGGCAATTCAAACAACCAGATTGTAAAGAAGTGTTACAAagag aACCCGAGTATTCCAGTGCTGTTCAGCCTTCCCAGGGTCTTACAGTTGTTGGGGCTCTTCTACACTGGCCTCTTGCCCTTTGTCCCCCTGAAAGAGCAGTTCCTGGAGATCCCCATGCCCTCCATTATCTCCAA GCTTCGGGGTCCTAACAGGTTAAATAGAAGACAGCGACTCCTCATCTGGCTGGCTGACAT ttTGCTGATGAGGAAATCTCTGTTTAAGCACCTGACAGACCGAGGCATCCAG GTCTACATTTGGGTGCTTAATGATGAGGAGGACTTTCAGAGGGCATTTGACCTAGGTGCAACAGGGGTGATGACCGATTTTCCCACAAGGCTCAAAGACTTCATGGACAGAAATGGAATTTCTAAACCACAGTGA
- the gdpd1 gene encoding lysophospholipase D GDPD1 isoform X3 encodes MVRGAMFYQVKGAGENLENTMAAFKHAVDLGTDMLELDCHLTKDEQVVVSHDANLERCTGTDTRVSELAYSELPSYLCKLGVTFQRECFCEGGEDTRIPLLREVFEAFPYTPVNIDIKVNNDTLIKKVSELVVKYDREHLTVWGNSNNQIVKKCYKENPSIPVLFSLPRVLQLLGLFYTGLLPFVPLKEQFLEIPMPSIISKLRGPNRLNRRQRLLIWLADILLMRKSLFKHLTDRGIQVYIWVLNDEEDFQRAFDLGATGVMTDFPTRLKDFMDRNGISKPQ; translated from the exons ATGGTTCGAGGAGCCATGTTCtatcaggtcaaag GCGCAGGTGAGAACCTGGAAAATACCATGGCAGCTTTCAAGCA CGCCGTGGATCTCGGCACCGACATGCTGGAGCTGGACTGCCACCTGACCAAAGACGAACAGGTCGTGGTTTCACACGACGCCAACTTGGAGAGGTGCACCGGCACGGACACGCGGGTCTCTGAGCTGGCCTACTCC GAACTCCCTTCATATCTGTGCAAGCTGGGTGTAACCTTTCAGAGAG AGTGTTTCTGCGAGGGGGGAGAGGACACCCGCATCCCCCTCCTCAGAGAGGTTTTTGAGGCATTTCCTTACACTCCTGTCAACATAGACATCAAAGTCAACAACGACACGCTCATTAAAAAA GTTTCTGAGCTGGTTGTTAAGTATGACAGAGAGCATCTGACTGTCTGGGGCAATTCAAACAACCAGATTGTAAAGAAGTGTTACAAagag aACCCGAGTATTCCAGTGCTGTTCAGCCTTCCCAGGGTCTTACAGTTGTTGGGGCTCTTCTACACTGGCCTCTTGCCCTTTGTCCCCCTGAAAGAGCAGTTCCTGGAGATCCCCATGCCCTCCATTATCTCCAA GCTTCGGGGTCCTAACAGGTTAAATAGAAGACAGCGACTCCTCATCTGGCTGGCTGACAT ttTGCTGATGAGGAAATCTCTGTTTAAGCACCTGACAGACCGAGGCATCCAG GTCTACATTTGGGTGCTTAATGATGAGGAGGACTTTCAGAGGGCATTTGACCTAGGTGCAACAGGGGTGATGACCGATTTTCCCACAAGGCTCAAAGACTTCATGGACAGAAATGGAATTTCTAAACCACAGTGA